The genomic DNA GGTCGTCATCACCTTCGGCCTGTGCATACTGGACGGTCTCCTTGATCAGGAAGATCGAGATGAGAAACGCCAGCACGACGACCACTGCGAGGAAGTAGAACGGTTCGGGCCGGAGACTCCACTGGCCAGCGATGACGCCCGTAATCCACGCGCCGACGGCGACGCCCGAGTAGCCGAACGCCTCGTCAATACCGACTGCGAGACCGCGCTGGTCGGGACCTGCGAGGTCGATTTTGGCGTTTATCGCCATGCTCCAAGTCAGTGCCTGGTTGATGCCGAGGAGAACGTTCCCGACCGTGATCCAGCCCCAACTGGGAGCGAAGATGAGAATAACCGGGAGGGGTAACGCGGTTGCCCACCCGAGGACGAGGACTGGCTTGCGGCCGTACTCCTCGCCCCACTTCCCGGCGTAGAGATTGAGCAAGGCCTTGACGAACCCGAACGAGACGACGAACGAGCCGATGACCAGAACGGACTTGACGCCGAGTACGTCCTCGCCCAGAACGGGCACGACGGTGCGCTCGGACCCGATCGTCAGTCCGGTGGCGAACACTAACAGAACGTGCAGTGAGAACTGTCCGAGGTGCTCGCGGATCCCCTGGTCGAGTTCAGTTGCCATACTCATCGATCACTCAGCCGCACAGTTGTTGGGCCCCAGTTCCAGCTCGGCCAGTTCGTCGGCAGGAACCGATTCCTGACCGACGTTCGTCCGCTTGACGCGCTCGAAATTCGGCGGATGATCCGGGACGTCCGAAGCGAGTTCTCGGACGAATTCCTCACGGCCGCGTCTGAGATCACCGTTCTGTTCTCTGACTTCACCGAGGGTCGAGCTCACCGGTGGTTCGGGTGAGCCGGGGTCGTGTGCCGGTAAGACAACAGTGTCGTCCGATCGGTCCAGCAACCGCTGGAGGCTCTCGTAGAGTGTCGCGGCGTTCCCTTCGACGTCGGCGTCTTCGATCCCTGCTTCGACGCCGAGTTCGACGCGGCCCACGCTCTCGTGGAAGAGCGTGTCGCCCGTAATCAGCGCTGCGCCATCGACATCGAACGAGACGCTCCCTTCGCTGTGGCCCGGCGTGTGGATGACCTCGATATCGAGCTGGCCGACCGGCACGGTCTGCCCATCCTCGACAGGAGTTGCGTCGATAGCGAGTGCATCCTTCGGGTGGAGGTAGTACGGAACGCCGTGTCGTTCGGCGAGTTCCGCAGCGCCCGAGACGTGGTCTGCGTGTGCGTGCGTGTCGAGGACGCCAACGAGTTCGGCGTTGTAGTCGTCGAGAATTGCCTCGTATTCTTCGAGATACTGCGACGGATCGAACGCGACGGCTTCTCCGTCCGAGATGAGGACGTGCGAGAGGCAGCCTTTCCCGGGACGTGCAACCTGAATTAGCGTGTCGTCGAAGTCAACGGGAACGGGTGCGTGCCGGTGAACACGACTCCAGCCGTTCATCCCGTCCGTGAGCGTCTCGGCGTCGTACCCGAGTTCCTGAAGCACGTCCGTTGCGGTTTGCGACACGACGCCCGCAGTACAGACGGTAACGATCTCCGTCTCATCCGGGAGGTCTCCGAGGGCGTCCGTTGCCGCAGTAGGGTTGTCGGTCAGTTGGTCGTATACGTCGACGTTAACGCTGTCCGGGATATGCCAGTCGTCGTACTCCTCTTCGTGGCGAATATCGAGTACGAGCAGGCCGTCTTCGCCGGCCTGTAATCGTTCGCTGAGCTTTTCTGGGTGAATCTCTGCCATCAGTATTCACCCATACGAGAAGTATTAGATTATAGGTGGTGCGGGACATGACCGGTACCGCAGATCTTCCTTCGACCATCTCTACGCGTATGACCCTCTACGAGGCCTCGTTCCGGGTCAAGCACGAGTGTTCATATCGGGTGGTCGCAGAGCACTACCCCGGCCTCACGACGTTGCTCGAGTTCGACGGACGTATCCAGCATCCGTACGGTTTTCAGTCAGTCGGATTTGGGGTGGTATCAGCACCGTATAGCGGTTCTATCGAATGACGAACCTGGTCTCGAAAGTAGTCGCGATGTCGTACCCGCCCTCGAGAGCATCGTTCTTGTCAGACAGATATCTCAAATACAGTACCGTGTTTTCGCCAACAATATATAAGATAGCATACAACTTTATCCGTGCTGTTCGAGTAGTACCGACTATGTCGAGCAGTCGATTTCCGTGGATCAACGACCATCCGGTTGCAGCGTTCTTCGTGGGCGCATACGCCTACACGTGGATCATCTCGGCACCAGCGTTGTTTATGGAACCGAGCTTGACCGCAGCGATTCTCATCTACGTCGGTAGTTTCGGCCCGCCGATCAGTGCAGCAGCGGTAACGTGGTTGCGGGGGGACGATGTCGGGGCGTGGGCACGACAACTCACGCGCTGGCGGGTCGGCTGGCAGTGGTGGATCGTTGCACTGGGGCTTCCGGTCGGTATCGCGGCGGCCGTCACTGGCCTACTCGTGGGTATCGGTGGGCCAGTCGATCTCGGTCAGGCGATGCCGTCACCCGTATTATTCGTCGGCATTTTCCTATTCGCGTTGCTCGTCAGTGGCGGTCTGAACGAGGAACCCGGCTGGCGGGGGTTCGCTCAAGCCCGACTGAACGACCACTACAGCGCGTTGACGGCGAGTCTCATCATCGGCGTCGTCTGGGCCGGCTGGCATCTGCCGTATTTTTTCGCGCCCGTCACACCGCACTCCGAGTTTCCACTCGTCAACCAGGTCGGCTGGTTCTTCGGCATTCTCCTCCTCTCGATCATCCTGGCGTGGGCGTACAACGGGACGGGGAGCGTGCTGATCGTGATGGTCCTCCACGCCATGGCGAACTCGGCGGATGTAATCCTCCCCCTCGCGCCAGACCAGATCGTCGTCGAGGGAGTCGTCGACGAACACGCAGTCGGGACGGTCGTGGTAGCGCAGTTGCTAGTTCAACTGCTCGTCGTCGTCGTTTTAGTCGCATATTATGGCCGCGAGTCCCTCGCTCGCGGACGGATTCCCGGAGCGGCTGACGTCGGCGGAGAGACGTAGTACCCACGGAGGCCACCCGGCGTCACACGTCTCGGGCCGACCGGTGCAGGACCGTCAACGCCGATCGGGAGCCAGCATAGCGATACGTCTCACTGTTGACTATCCAGCGGTCACATCTGGTACCAGAGCAGCCACGTGAACACGATTACAGCGAGCGCGACCACCGTGTAGTGAACCCGCGTCCAGCGTCCCCATTCTCGGTTCCGGATGGCGATACCGGCGAAGACTACCGTCAACACGCTCGCTACCGCCCCGACGCCGCCCCGACGAGTGAAGGAATCGTGAGAAGCCGAAACAGTAGCCGGTCTCCGTACAGAAACGCAGTCGGCCGCATCGCCAGCGCTCCTGCGAAACCGACGATAAAAAGGAGAAAACAGCCAGCAGCGATGCCGCTTGTCCACCGCGCGAATCGGGGCGGAGAGTCGACCCGGGATCGTTCTGCGCCACGATACCAGCGCCAAACGGCTGCTCCTGCCCATCCAACAACGGCCGTCACGAAGGCCACAGAGAACGCAACGATCGCACCGTGAACTCGAGGTTGTTCTCGTAGCGAATCGCCTCAATGTGTGGTTGCAACAGGCCGAACGGGACTCTCGAGCAGGGAGCCACCGAAGGCTACCAGCCAGAGCATCACTGGGTAGACGATCATCCGTTCGGCTCCGCCGTGGCCGGTAGGGCCGAGCGCCGCCGCGTTGCTGGCGTCACCCACCGCCATGAGCACAACGAACACGAGTCCGATACCTCCCGCGAGGAGTGATCGCCCGCATTACCCCGGAGAGCGAGTTGCCGTTCCGAGGGCCTGTCCGTTGGATAATACGAACGCGAGGAGCGCGAATAGCGAGTGGAGTCCGCCGGTATCGAGCGGGAAGACGCCGGCACCGACCGCACCAACGCCGGCGAGTGCGAAGGTGGCGAAGAGCCAGCGTTCTCCGTGTATTCGGTAGCAGTAGCACCCGCCAAGGAGGGGAAACAGGCCGACTGCGATGAGCGAGATAGTGAACACTAGCGCGGTCTCAGCAATGACGCCGAGATCACTGATGGCGGCCGCACCGAAGTCGTAGCTCGGGGCCATCGCTGCTGTACGCATGGCAACCGCCAGAAACTGGGCGGCAAGTACAACGAAGAAACCGCCCGCACGGTTCCGGCTATCTGACGCTGTCCCCTGAATTTCATCGACGGCCAGCGTATACGCGGTACTCTGAGTCATGGTGTGTTCACTATCGTCTTATGACTCTGCAGAGAATTACAGGAGTAAGTACTGTTTGAGGGACAGACATCTTTCTCGAAATCGCTGTCACTTCGACTACCCCACGACGGAGACGCAAGAATTCCTCAACCACATTTGAGTTACATTGCTGCCAATGTGTAGGGACATAGACCATATTTATGCCGGATAGTGGATTACAGCACTCCATGAAACTCCTCGAGTTTCTCCGCGAGCGCCAGTGGACACCCATCACTGGCTATCTACTCTATGTGTCCGCGCTTACGGCCGGGTACTATTACAACCTCACATTCGTCCAACTGGGACTGACTGATCTCGGAACACAGCAGATCGGTATGTCTCCCGGGGACGTGTCGATAGTGATGGCCATACTCGCGCTCCTCACCCTCGTCGCAGCCGTCGCCAGCGGCGTCTCGATGGATCGGCGTGGATGGAGCACTGACCTGTACGTAAAGTTCCGGTTGCTCTTTCTGGTCGTTCTCGTCCAACTGCTTCTGACGATCGCTGCCCCACACGTGAGCACGGTCGAGCAGTTCGCACTCTGGGTGTTCGTTTGTTCGACGGCACTCGGCGTCGGAATCCCGGTTACATTCAGTTTCATGCTCGATTTCGTTCCCGTGAGGGACCGCGGGTACGTTGCTGCCATCGTGGCTGGATTGTCGTTCTTCGTTGCGGCCCTGTATCCGCTCGAGTGGCGAATCGACGAGTTCAGCTTCGTCATGAGCGTGATGATGGTACCAGCAGTCCTCGTTCTCGCCGTTCTCTCGGTGAGGCGG from Natrinema salaciae includes the following:
- a CDS encoding MBL fold metallo-hydrolase, translated to MAEIHPEKLSERLQAGEDGLLVLDIRHEEEYDDWHIPDSVNVDVYDQLTDNPTAATDALGDLPDETEIVTVCTAGVVSQTATDVLQELGYDAETLTDGMNGWSRVHRHAPVPVDFDDTLIQVARPGKGCLSHVLISDGEAVAFDPSQYLEEYEAILDDYNAELVGVLDTHAHADHVSGAAELAERHGVPYYLHPKDALAIDATPVEDGQTVPVGQLDIEVIHTPGHSEGSVSFDVDGAALITGDTLFHESVGRVELGVEAGIEDADVEGNAATLYESLQRLLDRSDDTVVLPAHDPGSPEPPVSSTLGEVREQNGDLRRGREEFVRELASDVPDHPPNFERVKRTNVGQESVPADELAELELGPNNCAAE
- a CDS encoding CPBP family intramembrane glutamic endopeptidase, which produces MSSSRFPWINDHPVAAFFVGAYAYTWIISAPALFMEPSLTAAILIYVGSFGPPISAAAVTWLRGDDVGAWARQLTRWRVGWQWWIVALGLPVGIAAAVTGLLVGIGGPVDLGQAMPSPVLFVGIFLFALLVSGGLNEEPGWRGFAQARLNDHYSALTASLIIGVVWAGWHLPYFFAPVTPHSEFPLVNQVGWFFGILLLSIILAWAYNGTGSVLIVMVLHAMANSADVILPLAPDQIVVEGVVDEHAVGTVVVAQLLVQLLVVVVLVAYYGRESLARGRIPGAADVGGET
- a CDS encoding DUF998 domain-containing protein, with translation MTQSTAYTLAVDEIQGTASDSRNRAGGFFVVLAAQFLAVAMRTAAMAPSYDFGAAAISDLGVIAETALVFTISLIAVGLFPLLGGCYCYRIHGERWLFATFALAGVGAVGAGVFPLDTGGLHSLFALLAFVLSNGQALGTATRSPG